The following proteins are encoded in a genomic region of Papaver somniferum cultivar HN1 unplaced genomic scaffold, ASM357369v1 unplaced-scaffold_10, whole genome shotgun sequence:
- the LOC113326914 gene encoding uncharacterized protein LOC113326914, whose amino-acid sequence MHSPSVDEWSAVKRIPRYLNGTKSHGLQFKRASSLPLQMFCDADWGGDPIDRRSTSGMALFLGPNLISWCSRKRKSVSRSSTEAEYRAMAEATSEILWVQSLLGELHLPVSGSSYLH is encoded by the exons ATGCATAGTCCATCTGTTGATGAATGGAGTGCTGTTAAGCGAATTCCGCGCTATCTAAATGGAACTAAATCTCATGGTTTGCAATTCAAAAGAGCTTCTTCTCTTCCCCTTCAAATGTTTTGTGATGCTGATTGGGGTGGAGATCCTATTGATAGAAGATCTACTAGTGGCATGGCATTGTTCTTAGGTCCCAATCTGATTTCATGGTGCTCTCGCAAGAGAAAATCTGTGTCTCGTTCTAGCACTGAGGCTGAATACAGGGCTATGGCTGAAGCTACTTCTGAGATTCTATGGGTTCAATCTCTTCTTGGTGAATTGCATCTTCCTGTGTCAG GTTCATCATATCTGCACTAA
- the LOC113326853 gene encoding uncharacterized protein LOC113326853 gives MEKSLGEDRVNSKGLGGRRIWDANSSLYDTFELHSFRRQLDAAIISSARSQSMPHLSSDHRRLLQQQQAKSTKTTTAVSKKSKIFRSLNKFLRSFLRHKANSVKVNKFDAAAECADHFGHELSTIHEYPEWGFNKGFPFEESDDDSNFKIAKKVSDDSIIFNKSKFDEDFIIVKKLPSDRLTSTSAIGISLM, from the coding sequence ATGGAAAAATCTTTGGGAGAAGATCGAGTTAACAGTAAAGGCCTAGGAGGACGTCGTATATGGGATGCAAATAGTTCACTCTATGATACGTTTGAGCTCCACTCCTTCAGACGTCAACTTGATGCAGCCATTATCTCTTCTGCAAGGTCTCAATCCATGCCTCATTTATCCAGCGACCATCGtcggcttcttcaacaacaacaagcaAAGTCCACTAAAACAACGACAGCAGTTTcgaaaaaatctaaaattttcaGATCTCTAAACAAATTTCTCAGATCATTTTTGAGACATAAGGCTAATTCAGTTAAAGTGAATAAATTCGATGCGGCTGCTGAATGTGCTGATCACTTTGGTCATGAGTTATCAACGATCCATGAGTATCCAGAGTGGGGTTTTAATAAAGGATTTCCATTCGAAGAATCTGATGATGATTCCAACTTTAAAATCGCAAAGAAAGTTTCCGATGATTCGATTATCTTCAACAAGTCCAAGTTTGACGAAGACTTTATAATTGTGAAGAAATTACCGTCTGATCGGCTTACGTCCACAAGTGCAATTGGTATTTCCTTGATGTAG